In a genomic window of bacterium:
- a CDS encoding SpoIIE family protein phosphatase → MLKFFRQFNNLILYTLLAFIFIIIFLVSEHVFNSFFPRVNDFSAYTVEAALIVIIYEPLRKLIELYIKKILYNYYYVRQERIRSLDSALSANSSYKELADKVTDKLRKILNVQQVSLYFRGPEMFSLISSTGGDGLISKKIRTDLLYDIKMMGVRKVFDVDDLLAFQNGTEPEFKLDVLKYEGHRYIVPMLKKEGLTGIIALSKETSSRYELTGEDKKILWTSLQRVGHTLENARLYAQLKKSATEKELVLSIAKTFNSTIHLEKLLDMILDSIKTIVPYDAAGIFLVNEDNQEIESAVIRGYDEQVLEDIKMNVGQGLIGHVAKIAKPVIVKDVSFDEHYVAVRDDTQSEITIPISHGDRVIGVLNLESDTLGTYHEGFLDILVALASEAGIAIKNAQLNEAAIKSEELHKEMEIAGKIQQAILPHEFPHIENLDIAGKSIPCQAVGGDFYDILKLNDSQVGICIGDVSGKGVPGAIMMSVLYTSFRGKVFEYKTTAEMVSSLNNILCINTAEGRFATFFYCTLDFERLVMYYTNAGHNPPMILKKSGDWISLREGGVVLGFLPDQEYRQMTKLIDHGDIIVLYTDGVTEVFNDRDELFGDDRLKKIISEHAHLSAKEIQNHIIEHVRNFAPDTDQQDDITLVVIKVEQQTPWS, encoded by the coding sequence ATGCTCAAGTTTTTCCGACAATTCAATAACCTTATACTCTATACGCTCCTTGCTTTTATTTTTATTATTATTTTTCTGGTAAGCGAGCATGTGTTTAATAGTTTTTTTCCCCGCGTCAACGATTTCTCCGCCTACACCGTCGAAGCCGCGCTTATAGTGATCATTTATGAACCGCTTCGTAAATTGATCGAACTGTATATTAAGAAAATACTTTACAACTATTACTACGTCCGTCAGGAACGCATCCGGAGTCTCGATTCCGCCTTATCGGCTAACTCTTCCTATAAAGAATTAGCGGATAAAGTCACCGATAAATTAAGAAAAATCCTCAATGTTCAGCAGGTGTCGTTATATTTTCGCGGACCTGAAATGTTTTCACTCATCAGTTCAACCGGCGGCGACGGATTGATCTCAAAAAAAATAAGAACGGATCTTCTATACGACATTAAAATGATGGGTGTACGCAAAGTTTTTGATGTTGATGACCTTCTTGCTTTTCAAAACGGAACGGAGCCGGAGTTTAAACTGGACGTACTGAAATACGAAGGACATCGGTATATCGTTCCGATGCTGAAAAAAGAAGGATTGACGGGAATCATTGCGCTGAGCAAAGAAACGAGTTCCCGTTACGAATTGACCGGCGAAGATAAAAAAATTCTGTGGACTTCGTTGCAGCGCGTAGGCCATACGCTCGAGAATGCCAGATTGTATGCGCAGCTGAAAAAAAGCGCTACCGAAAAAGAACTGGTTCTGAGTATTGCAAAGACGTTCAACTCCACCATTCACCTTGAAAAATTACTCGACATGATCCTCGATTCGATCAAAACGATCGTGCCATACGATGCTGCCGGGATATTTCTCGTGAATGAAGACAATCAGGAAATTGAGAGCGCCGTCATTCGAGGTTATGACGAACAGGTGCTTGAAGATATTAAAATGAATGTGGGACAAGGCCTGATCGGTCATGTTGCCAAAATTGCCAAGCCGGTTATTGTGAAAGACGTGAGTTTTGACGAACATTATGTAGCGGTACGTGACGATACACAGTCGGAAATTACGATTCCGATCAGCCACGGCGATCGTGTCATTGGCGTTCTCAACCTGGAGAGCGATACGTTAGGCACCTACCATGAAGGATTTCTGGACATCCTGGTTGCCCTTGCAAGCGAAGCGGGCATCGCTATCAAGAATGCCCAGCTTAACGAAGCCGCCATCAAAAGCGAGGAACTGCATAAGGAAATGGAAATCGCCGGAAAAATTCAGCAAGCGATCCTTCCGCATGAATTTCCACATATTGAAAATCTGGACATAGCAGGCAAAAGTATTCCCTGTCAAGCCGTCGGCGGCGACTTTTATGACATACTGAAACTAAATGATTCTCAAGTTGGTATCTGCATCGGCGACGTTTCCGGGAAAGGCGTTCCCGGCGCAATCATGATGTCGGTTTTATACACGAGTTTTAGGGGAAAAGTTTTTGAATACAAAACCACCGCAGAAATGGTTTCCTCGCTTAATAATATTTTGTGTATCAATACGGCGGAAGGCCGGTTCGCAACTTTTTTTTATTGCACTCTTGATTTTGAACGCCTGGTTATGTATTACACCAATGCCGGACATAACCCTCCGATGATCTTGAAAAAATCCGGCGATTGGATAAGTCTTCGCGAAGGAGGAGTTGTGCTGGGTTTTCTGCCAGATCAGGAATACCGGCAGATGACAAAACTGATCGACCACGGCGATATTATTGTACTTTACACCGATGGAGTCACGGAAGTATTTAACGACCGCGACGAATTATTCGGCGACGACCGCTTGAAGAAAATCATTTCGGAACATGCGCATCTATCCGCAAAAGAAATTCAAAATCATATCATCGAACATGTTCGGAATTTTGCGCCGGATACAGATCAGCAAGATGACATCACGCTCGTCGTGATTAAAGTTGAACAGCAAACCCCATGGAGTTAG
- a CDS encoding inositol-3-phosphate synthase, whose translation MGAVATTMVAGVIASRNGIGQPFGSLTQMGTIRLGKRTEKRTPKIKDFVPLVALDQIVFGGWDIFEDNMYQAAMKAGVLEKDLLNQVRPELEKIKPMKAVFDQKYVKRLTGPNVKTGKNKMDLADQLRKDIQDFRKNNGCDRLVMVWCGSTEIFIKPSEVHNTIESLEKGMRENDPNIPSSMIYAYAAIMEGVPYANGAPNLSADIPALMQLALDKNVPICGKDFKTGQTLMKTILAPGFKARLLGVNGWYSTNILGNRDGEVLDDPESFKTKEESKLSVLEHILQPELYPDLYGNISHVVRINYYPPRGDNKEGWDNIDIFGWLGYPMQIKVNFLCRDSILAAPIVLDLAIFLDLASRVGFKGIQEWLSFYWKSPQHASSVYPEHDLFIQLMKMKNTLRWMKGEDLITHLGLDYYD comes from the coding sequence ATGGGAGCCGTAGCAACGACCATGGTTGCGGGCGTCATTGCTTCGCGCAATGGCATTGGCCAGCCATTCGGTTCTCTGACACAAATGGGCACGATCCGCCTTGGAAAACGAACGGAGAAACGAACTCCCAAGATCAAAGACTTTGTTCCTTTGGTAGCATTGGATCAAATTGTCTTCGGAGGTTGGGATATTTTCGAAGACAATATGTATCAAGCTGCCATGAAAGCCGGCGTGCTTGAAAAAGATCTGCTGAACCAAGTTCGGCCCGAATTGGAAAAAATCAAACCGATGAAAGCCGTTTTCGATCAGAAATATGTGAAACGACTGACCGGGCCCAACGTCAAGACCGGCAAGAATAAGATGGACCTGGCTGACCAACTTAGAAAAGACATACAGGATTTTAGGAAAAACAACGGTTGCGACCGTCTCGTGATGGTGTGGTGCGGTTCTACGGAAATATTTATCAAGCCCTCCGAAGTTCATAATACCATTGAGAGTCTGGAAAAAGGTATGCGTGAAAATGATCCGAACATCCCTTCCAGTATGATATACGCCTATGCCGCGATCATGGAAGGCGTTCCGTATGCCAATGGCGCGCCTAATTTATCTGCAGACATTCCTGCATTGATGCAGCTTGCCCTGGATAAGAATGTACCAATCTGCGGTAAAGATTTTAAGACCGGGCAAACGTTGATGAAAACCATTCTGGCGCCGGGCTTTAAGGCGCGTCTGTTGGGAGTCAACGGCTGGTATTCAACCAATATTCTTGGCAACCGCGACGGAGAAGTTCTGGACGATCCGGAGTCATTTAAGACAAAAGAAGAAAGTAAACTTTCCGTATTGGAACATATTCTTCAACCGGAATTATATCCCGACTTGTACGGCAATATTTCACATGTAGTGCGAATTAACTATTATCCGCCGCGCGGGGATAATAAAGAAGGATGGGACAATATCGATATTTTCGGCTGGCTTGGGTATCCGATGCAGATCAAAGTGAATTTTCTTTGCCGCGATTCGATTCTTGCCGCGCCGATCGTACTGGATCTGGCGATCTTTTTGGACCTCGCATCACGCGTTGGCTTCAAAGGCATTCAGGAATGGCTTTCATTTTATTGGAAGAGCCCCCAGCACGCTTCCTCCGTGTATCCTGAACACGATCTTTTTATCCAATTGATGAAAATGAAGAACACACTTCGCTGGATGAAAGGCGAAGACCTCATCACGCACTTGGGTTTGGATTATTACGATTAA
- a CDS encoding CDP-alcohol phosphatidyltransferase family protein: MLPRPIQTGFTKLIQPLISLFSRTKVNPNWFTTLGLVLNLIAAGSFAFGAKFGTRADLEYVGWGGFFVLIGGLCDMLDGKVARAAGLSTRFGALYDSVLDRYSEVIMFLGMGYYLVAQDYLYSSVFCFVALGGSTMVSYIRARSESLHIECKVGLMKREERIVWLGAGSMFCGMSVWFIDPNFVFIYNGIEFFKPIYIFTFPLAVVAVLSNYTSVQRMVHSYKTGLAMELQHEKTSLKEEVR; this comes from the coding sequence ATGTTACCCCGGCCCATACAGACCGGATTTACAAAACTTATCCAACCGCTAATCAGCTTATTTAGTAGAACCAAAGTAAATCCGAATTGGTTTACTACCTTAGGCCTGGTGCTGAATCTCATCGCAGCCGGTTCGTTTGCTTTTGGGGCAAAATTTGGTACGCGTGCGGATCTGGAATACGTCGGATGGGGCGGCTTTTTTGTTCTCATAGGCGGATTATGCGATATGCTCGACGGAAAAGTAGCCAGGGCCGCAGGGCTCAGTACGCGCTTTGGCGCCCTGTATGACTCAGTTCTGGACAGGTACAGCGAAGTAATTATGTTTCTCGGCATGGGATATTATCTCGTCGCGCAGGATTATCTTTATTCGTCCGTGTTTTGTTTTGTTGCGCTCGGAGGTTCCACCATGGTCAGCTACATTCGCGCGCGTTCGGAAAGCCTGCATATCGAATGTAAAGTTGGACTGATGAAACGAGAGGAACGCATCGTCTGGCTTGGAGCGGGTTCCATGTTCTGCGGTATGTCGGTGTGGTTCATAGACCCGAATTTTGTATTTATCTACAACGGTATTGAGTTTTTCAAACCTATCTATATTTTTACTTTCCCACTGGCCGTTGTTGCGGTCTTGTCTAATTACACATCCGTCCAACGTATGGTTCACAGCTACAAAACCGGGTTAGCGATGGAACTGCAACATGAAAAAACATCATTAAAAGAAGAAGTACGCTAA
- a CDS encoding cation-efflux pump, producing the protein MTFDQEMHADKKRVALTSVFAAIFLTGFKLIVGFNTGSLGILSEAVHSALDLGAAFLTYIAVRISDKPADAEHPYGHGKIENISALLQTVILIGTCFFIIKLGVERIIDDNTEVEVTFWSFAVMGISILVDYTRSRALLRTAKIYRSQALEADALHFSTDIWSSMVVIFGLVLTLAGFKHGDSLAAIGVAVFVLYVGGNLLKKTIDALTDSIPKDIEEKIRQVMKTIEGIYSYRYLRVRQSGSKIFVDMYVHINRTVPFELAHHVTDEVESKISEIVPNADILIHMEPYENENESIIDKIRMIVTEQGLTCHNIRAQKISNGYVVDFHLECNNQMPFADAHEASTRIERKLKQKIDEIKNVKVHIEDARDREIQAEDITRRSAALIEQVRNIASEDGAILGCDDFIIIKVEGHKKLMFDCHIKSGLSLDEVHAMMTSFEYRINKSLPEITQIVIHPETLDAVS; encoded by the coding sequence ATGACGTTTGATCAGGAAATGCACGCCGACAAAAAGCGGGTCGCTTTGACCTCAGTTTTTGCGGCTATCTTTTTGACAGGATTCAAGTTAATTGTCGGTTTCAACACCGGAAGTTTGGGAATACTGTCCGAAGCCGTTCACTCGGCGCTTGATTTGGGTGCGGCTTTTTTGACTTACATCGCGGTACGGATATCGGACAAGCCGGCGGATGCAGAGCATCCGTACGGACACGGAAAGATCGAAAATATTTCAGCCTTGCTTCAAACCGTGATTCTTATCGGCACTTGTTTCTTTATTATCAAGCTGGGTGTTGAGAGAATAATCGATGATAATACAGAAGTCGAGGTCACGTTCTGGAGTTTCGCTGTAATGGGAATTTCAATTTTGGTGGATTATACACGTTCCCGCGCGCTTTTACGCACGGCTAAAATCTATCGAAGCCAGGCTCTGGAAGCGGATGCTTTACATTTTTCAACAGATATCTGGAGTTCGATGGTCGTCATATTCGGACTCGTATTGACCTTGGCCGGATTCAAACACGGCGACTCGCTTGCGGCGATCGGCGTTGCCGTTTTCGTTCTGTATGTGGGGGGTAATTTATTGAAAAAAACCATCGACGCATTGACCGACAGCATTCCGAAAGATATTGAAGAAAAAATACGGCAGGTAATGAAGACCATCGAAGGAATTTACAGCTACCGTTATCTGCGAGTGCGTCAGTCGGGATCGAAGATATTCGTCGATATGTATGTTCACATCAACCGCACCGTGCCCTTCGAATTGGCGCATCATGTGACGGATGAGGTTGAAAGCAAGATCTCCGAGATCGTTCCGAATGCGGATATTCTCATTCACATGGAACCGTACGAAAATGAGAACGAAAGCATTATCGATAAAATCAGGATGATCGTGACGGAACAAGGTTTAACCTGCCACAACATCCGCGCTCAGAAGATATCAAACGGGTATGTCGTGGATTTTCATTTGGAATGTAACAACCAGATGCCCTTTGCCGATGCGCATGAGGCCTCGACACGAATTGAAAGAAAACTTAAGCAGAAAATTGACGAAATAAAGAACGTTAAAGTTCATATCGAAGATGCGCGCGACCGCGAGATTCAGGCGGAAGATATTACGAGGCGTTCGGCGGCGTTGATTGAACAGGTGAGGAACATTGCTTCAGAAGATGGCGCGATCCTCGGATGCGATGATTTTATTATAATAAAAGTGGAAGGACACAAAAAACTCATGTTCGATTGCCACATCAAATCCGGGTTGTCGCTGGACGAGGTGCACGCCATGATGACTTCATTTGAATATCGTATTAATAAGAGCCTACCGGAAATCACACAGATCGTGATTCACCCGGAAACTCTTGACGCGGTATCATAG
- the pgeF gene encoding peptidoglycan editing factor PgeF, giving the protein MTMHFNEKDSLRYGKFTCFDTFPFVKAVFSTRIGGVSEAPFDQLNMGITTEDKKENIEENRKRFFESVGIDKNLVVIQKQVHETRSAYVRKPAFLDCTDAAFTDQPNVFLTVSAADCVPVLFVEPQKKIVGVIHAGWRGTEQGITNKTIENVKHQFNIDATNIVAVIGPSISVKHYEVSEAVASRFDRGFVVRDGYSKPHLDLWKANEAQLKKAGVGNVFISGYCTVERRDLFFSHRGSGGRSGRMLGVIGII; this is encoded by the coding sequence ATGACGATGCATTTTAATGAAAAAGATTCTCTTCGTTACGGGAAATTCACATGTTTTGATACATTCCCATTTGTTAAAGCCGTTTTCTCAACACGAATTGGCGGCGTGAGCGAAGCGCCGTTTGATCAATTGAATATGGGAATTACGACGGAAGACAAAAAAGAAAATATTGAGGAAAACAGAAAACGATTTTTCGAATCAGTTGGAATTGATAAGAATTTGGTTGTGATACAGAAACAAGTTCACGAAACTCGATCCGCATACGTACGTAAGCCTGCGTTTCTGGATTGCACTGATGCCGCATTTACGGATCAGCCTAATGTCTTCTTGACCGTCTCGGCCGCAGATTGTGTCCCGGTACTATTTGTTGAACCGCAGAAGAAAATCGTCGGCGTCATTCATGCCGGATGGCGTGGGACGGAGCAGGGAATTACCAATAAAACTATTGAAAATGTAAAGCATCAGTTTAATATAGACGCAACGAACATCGTTGCGGTTATCGGCCCGTCAATCTCGGTAAAACATTATGAGGTTAGCGAAGCTGTGGCAAGTCGGTTTGATAGAGGGTTTGTGGTGCGGGACGGATACTCAAAACCGCATCTTGATCTTTGGAAGGCCAATGAGGCTCAGTTGAAAAAAGCAGGAGTTGGAAATGTTTTTATTTCAGGGTATTGTACTGTGGAACGCCGGGACCTTTTTTTCTCCCATCGCGGAAGCGGCGGACGCAGCGGCCGAATGCTTGGAGTAATAGGAATCATTTAG
- a CDS encoding PAS domain S-box protein, translating to MESIDKYLQNLVKYAGDAIFTVGKTQTVLSWNLGAEELFGHTTESMVGKGVDILSPYDNKRMMRSLVMEAMEEGTLKNLECELIHQNGRTVSVYLTASPIRDANENVVAVSIIAKDVTDQNKLLFTLIEKQKRQAHLEALMESLTTISHYIRNAAAVISAKAEVSKEVNQIDTYQTLVSTCMKETKRIAAVIDSLNDMVREVEQSGDDIETTHMNGAPSRVIDIETRLKERLKKIDEEKS from the coding sequence ATGGAATCAATAGATAAATATCTTCAGAACTTGGTTAAATATGCAGGCGATGCAATTTTTACGGTTGGTAAAACGCAAACGGTTTTATCGTGGAATTTAGGCGCGGAAGAATTATTCGGGCACACGACAGAAAGCATGGTAGGTAAGGGCGTGGATATTCTTTCGCCGTACGACAACAAACGGATGATGCGTTCCCTCGTAATGGAAGCGATGGAGGAGGGAACTTTAAAAAATCTGGAGTGCGAGTTAATTCATCAAAACGGCCGAACGGTCTCGGTCTATCTTACCGCATCGCCGATCCGTGATGCGAACGAAAATGTCGTTGCCGTGTCCATCATTGCGAAAGACGTGACCGATCAGAATAAACTCCTGTTCACGCTGATTGAAAAGCAAAAGAGGCAGGCGCACTTAGAGGCGCTGATGGAGTCACTGACCACGATTTCGCATTATATCCGGAATGCGGCGGCTGTGATATCTGCCAAAGCGGAGGTTTCCAAAGAAGTGAACCAAATAGACACGTATCAGACCCTGGTCAGCACTTGCATGAAGGAAACGAAACGGATCGCTGCGGTTATTGATTCGCTGAATGACATGGTTCGGGAAGTGGAACAAAGCGGCGACGATATTGAGACGACACACATGAACGGTGCGCCTTCGCGCGTCATCGATATTGAAACCCGCCTGAAAGAGCGCCTAAAAAAAATTGACGAAGAAAAATCATAA
- a CDS encoding RNA methyltransferase, whose amino-acid sequence MPPKDFNYPDLQHIEIVLVEPQTPGNIGAAARAMKNFGLSRLKLVDPCDHLSKEARMMAVKAEDILEKAAIFTSLFDALKGAHLTISTTVRIRETHFPTFTPSETALQIGQIARNKSVALVFGREDNGLTTDEIHQCRIVSTIPTHPGQSSVNLAQSVMIYAYEIFKQSLTANPNFYWDYAEPHEVDLFYQRVQKLLERIEFKPKHTMEDFMVAVKRVFGRTHLEDRDVRLLHKIFQEIEFYIGKVEQKK is encoded by the coding sequence ATGCCTCCCAAAGATTTTAATTATCCCGATCTGCAACATATTGAAATCGTACTGGTGGAACCGCAAACACCGGGTAATATCGGCGCCGCGGCGCGTGCGATGAAAAATTTCGGCTTGAGCCGGCTGAAGTTAGTTGATCCATGCGACCATTTATCAAAAGAAGCGCGCATGATGGCGGTGAAAGCAGAGGATATTCTTGAAAAGGCAGCGATCTTTACCTCGTTATTCGATGCCTTGAAGGGAGCGCACCTTACGATTTCAACCACCGTTCGGATCAGAGAAACTCATTTTCCAACATTCACGCCTTCTGAAACGGCGCTGCAGATCGGCCAAATTGCCCGGAATAAATCCGTCGCCCTCGTTTTTGGCAGGGAAGATAACGGCCTTACAACCGATGAAATTCATCAATGCCGGATCGTCTCAACGATTCCAACGCATCCTGGCCAATCGTCAGTCAATCTCGCGCAAAGCGTGATGATTTATGCGTACGAAATATTTAAGCAGTCACTGACAGCAAATCCGAATTTCTATTGGGATTATGCGGAGCCGCATGAAGTAGATTTATTCTATCAACGCGTTCAGAAATTACTTGAAAGAATCGAATTCAAGCCTAAACATACGATGGAAGATTTTATGGTTGCCGTCAAGCGGGTGTTTGGCAGAACGCATTTGGAGGACAGGGACGTACGCCTCTTGCATAAAATTTTTCAGGAGATTGAATTTTATATAGGGAAGGTCGAACAAAAAAAGTAG
- the purQ gene encoding phosphoribosylformylglycinamidine synthase subunit PurQ → MKTGVIVFPGSNCDHDAFYTTSALIHQQSEFIWHKDRKDLKDFDLIVVPGGFSYGDYLRTGAIARFAPVMQDVIEFAKFGGTVIGICNGFQILTECGLLPGALLRNHKLKFICKNIYLRVENNTTRFTSNYANAQVITVPIAHGDGNYFADDDVIKKLEDTQRVIFRYGTENGVIDPESNPNGSRNNIAGIINEQGNVLGMMPHPERCADRVLGNDDGLKVFTSILHSVERITALAGTI, encoded by the coding sequence ATGAAAACCGGTGTAATTGTATTCCCGGGCTCTAATTGCGATCACGACGCATTTTACACGACAAGTGCACTGATCCATCAGCAATCCGAATTTATCTGGCATAAAGACAGGAAAGATCTGAAGGATTTTGATCTGATCGTTGTTCCCGGCGGTTTTTCGTATGGCGACTATCTGCGAACAGGCGCCATTGCCCGTTTTGCGCCGGTTATGCAGGATGTGATTGAATTCGCCAAATTCGGCGGAACCGTCATCGGCATCTGCAACGGATTTCAGATTCTGACGGAATGCGGGCTTCTTCCCGGCGCGCTCTTGCGCAATCATAAATTGAAATTTATCTGCAAAAATATTTACCTGCGCGTGGAAAATAATACGACACGTTTCACCTCGAATTATGCTAACGCTCAAGTCATTACCGTTCCCATTGCGCACGGCGACGGAAATTATTTCGCCGATGACGATGTTATAAAAAAATTGGAGGACACGCAGCGTGTGATATTCCGTTATGGTACGGAAAACGGGGTGATCGACCCGGAATCCAACCCAAACGGTTCACGCAATAACATCGCCGGGATCATCAACGAGCAAGGCAATGTACTCGGCATGATGCCCCACCCGGAACGATGCGCGGATAGGGTTTTGGGAAATGACGACGGTTTGAAAGTTTTTACTTCCATTCTGCATTCGGTTGAACGGATAACAGCGCTGGCGGGCACGATATAA
- a CDS encoding MFS transporter → MPNGLCSTWTLHGGCVNRDEESVFYRDSQAVFECLYFRKKELHFTDFGTNEVITVSAHVNLKNDKKTIFGWCMYDWANSAFILTVVTAVLPVYFAGVVVPKEGFNIGGTIYSATSLWGFVISSSALFVFLCAPVLGAIADFSSSKKKFLMAFCYTGSLFTVLLYFCGTGDVWMTMIILAIAQIGFVGGNVFYDSLLTKIASPDKMDWVSGKGFAYGYIGSDIQFLISLGLIMGHESFGLSQNDAVRMVLVFSGIWWAGFSIFTWMLVYEEKSQGVLPEAYRNKPIIIAYILTGLQRTVITTRKVGKLKHLILFLLAFMLYNEGIQTVIVMATIYGKEELQLSTSVLMITLLIIQLVATGGALGFSKLAERFGTKNTIMLTLLLWSGVVVYAFYMTTSAEYMMLGIVVGIILGASQSLSRSYYGAMIPEDAAAEFYGFYSVFTKFSAIWGPLAFAIIRQVTGSSRLSILSLIVFFIGGMVLLFFVDEEKAREAKQITLNNDQ, encoded by the coding sequence ATGCCTAATGGATTATGTTCCACATGGACTCTGCATGGCGGTTGCGTGAATAGAGATGAAGAATCTGTTTTTTATCGCGATTCTCAGGCCGTATTTGAATGTTTGTATTTTCGAAAGAAAGAATTACATTTCACGGATTTTGGAACTAACGAGGTTATTACTGTGAGCGCCCACGTGAACCTAAAGAATGACAAGAAAACCATATTCGGCTGGTGCATGTACGACTGGGCGAATTCTGCATTCATTCTTACTGTTGTTACAGCCGTACTGCCTGTGTATTTTGCAGGCGTGGTTGTGCCGAAGGAGGGGTTTAATATCGGCGGGACGATATACAGCGCAACGTCATTGTGGGGATTTGTCATCAGCAGTTCCGCCTTGTTCGTTTTTCTATGCGCACCGGTATTGGGGGCGATCGCAGACTTTAGTTCGTCCAAGAAAAAATTTCTGATGGCATTTTGTTATACCGGAAGTTTATTTACCGTACTGCTCTATTTTTGCGGGACCGGCGACGTCTGGATGACCATGATCATATTGGCGATTGCGCAGATCGGATTTGTGGGCGGCAATGTTTTTTACGATTCTCTTTTGACAAAGATCGCGTCACCTGACAAGATGGATTGGGTTTCGGGAAAGGGATTTGCCTATGGATATATAGGAAGCGATATACAGTTCCTGATCTCTCTCGGGCTCATTATGGGGCATGAAAGTTTTGGTTTATCTCAAAACGACGCTGTGAGAATGGTTCTGGTTTTCTCAGGAATCTGGTGGGCCGGTTTTTCCATATTCACATGGATGCTGGTGTATGAAGAAAAATCACAGGGAGTTTTGCCCGAGGCGTACCGGAATAAACCGATCATAATCGCGTATATCTTGACCGGCCTTCAAAGAACAGTGATCACCACGAGAAAAGTAGGTAAATTGAAACATCTGATTTTATTTTTACTCGCTTTCATGCTGTATAACGAAGGAATTCAAACGGTCATCGTCATGGCAACCATTTACGGAAAAGAGGAATTGCAGTTATCTACCTCTGTTCTCATGATTACGCTTCTTATCATTCAACTTGTGGCGACGGGCGGAGCTTTGGGGTTCAGCAAATTAGCGGAACGTTTCGGAACTAAGAATACGATCATGCTGACGCTTTTGTTATGGTCGGGCGTGGTGGTGTACGCGTTTTATATGACGACGTCTGCTGAATATATGATGCTCGGGATTGTTGTTGGCATAATCCTCGGCGCGTCGCAGTCATTGAGCAGATCGTATTACGGGGCGATGATTCCTGAAGACGCGGCGGCGGAATTTTACGGATTCTATTCGGTGTTTACGAAATTTTCTGCGATATGGGGACCGCTGGCCTTTGCAATTATTCGACAGGTAACGGGTTCGTCAAGGTTATCCATCTTGTCCCTGATCGTATTCTTTATTGGAGGAATGGTTTTGTTATTTTTTGTGGATGAAGAAAAGGCAAGAGAGGCGAAACAGATTACATTGAACAATGATCAATGA